The region GAGCTCAGTGAATGAGAGGACGAGGCAGCAGATGAGAGACACGCGAGGGCTGGTGGACTCGCTGGTGGCCTACATCCAGAACTCCCTTCAGGATGAGAAATCAGAGGACAAAGTACACCTCAACTGCTCTACCTATGTCACATTGTTTGTTTCACAACTTGATTATTGTTCTGGGCATGTTCTTTCAGGTCAAACCCTTTTCCCTGATTTAATAtctaatttgatttgatcttaaaTACGATAGGCTTCAGCAACtcattggttcagctggggtagAGTGAGAGCCAATCAAAGTATCTGTACAGTTCATCATTAGTGGTACTGTTTGTGTTATCTACCAGACAGCCAGACTGGTCATGCTGTGGCCTATCTGCTATGCCTTATGTAACGCAGGCTGCTCTGAGAGACACAATGGCCACCAGTGTTTCTATctcaccctctcgctctctttctctcgctccctccttctccccccccctccttctttGTATGTGCCTGCAGGGTGTAGAGAATGCAGTGTGTGTCCTGAGGAACCTGTCTTATCAGCTGTACAGTGAGATACCTCCCTCAACCCTACTGCGACTGGAGGGGCCTACGTGGGCCAGAGACACTACTGGGACTGAGTCCATTGGCTGTTTCACCCCACAGAGCAAGAAGGCAAAAGAGGTAGGTGTCATTTACACAAGGCAAACCCAAAGGAAATATCAAGTTACGGCTAAACATCAAGACACtgaaacatgtacagtatgtcgTCATGCAATCCTGATGGATATGGAACCATGATATATTTTTTCTGTAATGAATCTCTCCCCCTGATCTCTATAGCGATGGAACCAGGAACTGTCCACCTCAGAGGTGGCTAAGCAGCCGAAGGGGGCGGAGTGGCTGTGGCACCCCCAGCTGGTGGGGCTGTATAACCGCGTGCTTCAGCACTATGAGGCCAACACGGCAACACGAGAGGCTGCAGCAGGGGCCCTGCAGAACATCACAGCCAGAGAGACCAGGGTAagtcccacccctcctctcccccactggCTGACCTAGCCATCACTTTCACCATGACAGGCTACTTATGCTTCATTCAGATTTACAGTTCAACTGAAAATGTACTCAACACTAGTGTTGAATTCCCCTTCCTCCTTGTGTATCAGTGGGCGTCAGTGCTGAGTTGGGTGGCTTTAGAGCAGGAGCGGATGCTGCCTGTGGTGCTGGACCTCCTGCAGACACAAAGCGACCAGGAGATGTGTTCCCTCACTGGCCTCCTGAGGAACCTGTCCCGACACAGAAACAAGAACGACATGAGTGAGACACAACCCCCAGTACCCCACATTGTTCctttctacctctgtctctcctgccCACAACCTTGTATCCATCCATTCCATTCATATTAATCACAGTAATTCCCCTTATAAGGAGACTTTAAAGAATGGCTACATCTCACCCTTCTGACCTCCAGCTACGAAGGTAGTGAACGTTCTGGTGACCAAGCTCCCCAGTGATGGCCACCAGAAGGAACCTTCAGGTGAAGTGGTGGTCAACATATGTGGGATCCTCAACAACCTGGTTGCAGGCAGCTCACTAGCAGCGAGAGACATCACCTTCTTTGATGGACTCCCCAAACTTGTTGCAATCAAGTCTTCCCACAATAGCAGGTTAGTGAATCTTGTCTCTCAGTGATCTTGGTTTTTGTTATTCATTGTGTCTGCTTTTTATTTCCAATTTCCTGTCTGGCTCATGTTGTTTGACTATGTTTTTCTCCTACTATAGCTCAGGGAAGCGGAAGGCTGCCAAGGCTGCTTCCACGGTACTCTTCAACATGTTCCAGTACAACAAGCTGCATAAAGATTATAAACAGGTGAGGCTAACACCATTTAACATAGACATTGTGCTAGATGGGATTGGAGAGcaggaacggggggggggggctctttgGCCTCTTCCATTGTGCATGGCCCTCTGGTTCTTTATTTTCTTTATGGCCTCTAATGGTTAGTCTAACTTTTtttattcttctttttttttttgttctcAGCATTCTCCCCTCCCCTGGATCCACTGATATCCCCCATAGTTCTTTGGCACATATTTTCACAAAAGTTAATTATTACATTTTAATGGAAGTAATTTTTTCTTGTGGCCCTTAGGAATCCTCATTCTGTGCAGGTACTACAGTTATCAGTTCAAGTTTATACAATCTAGTTATCTGTTACCCGTTATATATTTAGACTAGCTTTTATATCATGGTTTTCTTTGCTTGAGTTGTTTTGGGGTTTATTGAACAGGACCAGTAAAACACCTTGGCTTGGTGGTTGGCAGCTGGACAGTCCTCTCATTTGTGCTATAGTGCTACTTGAGTTTGTAGTGCAGTGTCTTGTGTTTCCTTGGATGGTCAGTTAAATGGTATGTTTGGAATCTGGCAGTGGAATGCTGGGAGCAGCCATTGATTGTCTCTTGCAAGATAATGGCTGTCTGATATTTTGCACAGAGAAAAAAACTATCTTCAGTTGACACTTGTAAACACTGTTTGGGACGATACCAGAATCGTGAAaaattgtcatagactgttctctctacctcATAGCAGGTGGTACAAGAgcgtctgggaccaaaaggctcctgaacatcttctacccccaaaccataagattGCTGAACAGTTAATATACTGGCTACCtggattatttacattgacaccttttatttatttattcacttttacccctacctacatcagtggaagctgctgaggggaggatggctcattatAATGGTTGAAATAGAtccaatggaatggtatcaaccatatggaaaccacgtttgatgTGCTGTTTTATTTtcaccattccattgactccattccagccattattaataGCAGTCCTCCCCTCAGCGGCCTCCACTGGCCTTTTcgtactttttaactctgcattgttgggaaagggctcgtaagtaagcatttcactgtaaagtctacacctgttgtattcggcgcatgggacaaatacaattggattagAATAATTTGATACTatttagtatcgtggcaaggaaacaagtggatttaacttctttagccctaatgttggaaacaaacatcaggATGTTGTCATGCAGTCACATGTATtgattttccaagctatagcacaacACTATTTCACagacagcaggtttttaaaggagcAAAGTGTTTGatctgcttcgtgttttcatttttgccatggaacaAAAATATtgtgatactggtatcgtcctggGCCTACTATTTACCCTTTCTAAAAACAGACTGCTCTATCTAAGTGGCCTTCTCCCTTGTGTTTTACAGAAAGGGTTCACGAAGTGTGACTTCACCGACACGGCCATTTAGAACAGACGGCTTGGCCCGTTGACTGGATTCATATTCTGGACCTGTTGGTAGAGCCAGCAGCAGGACCCCCACAATGAACCTGACACCTCTGGTCTCAAATGATGCATTGATGGAACCTGAATTATTCTGAATGTATTTACCGGCCGCCATGGACTGAGGAGAAGCAGCTTTTCTTTactcaatattttttttaaattatcacattttattggtcttTCAAAATGGACTGCTTTACCAGCTTAATATTTGTATTGCCATGAGAGTGTGTTGGATGACTGAGGAATCTTCACTTCAGGacggtgtgtgtgcgtggtgcatgcctgtgtgcatgcatatgtgtgaATGTTTGCTTAGTGGACTCATCCCGTAAAAGGCATTGGATGCCTCTTTTCATCTCTGGTACCATATGGGCTCAACCTGCCATTCCTACAGACATACTGTGAATACAACCCTCTAGATGTTATTAGTTCTACAGTACATGGATGCTTCACTAAAAGACAAGATACAGGATGGGTGCCCTCCAAACTCCCATTTGACCTAATAATCACCAGAGCATTTTAAAGAGCCCCTGCTTTTAATCACCCCAGTCTCCACTTCATGGTGAAACAATGTTTTCCGGTTCCATCCAAGGAGCCTCTTCTGTGTTTATTTCCACCCCAAATAACTAACAATAAACAGCATCTGACATGACCAGACAGTTGTTCCCAGTGTATCCTTTTCGAATTAAAATAAAATTATCTTACCCTTCTTTCACAGATCTGTGCTACATTGTTTCATAATGGTTACTAATCGTAAACGTTCCCTGCCTCTTAAATTCCCTCACCCTTGTCATTTATGACTAAGAAagaatttgtaataatgacaccTAAATAAAGTGCTGATTATGAAAGCAGACTTTACAGTACTACCCAGTATGACCTCTGACACATTGATGTATGTCTGAGTGAAGCATAGACGAGTTGGAGGTGTCTGATACAGGGAGTTAACCCAACTCTGAGACCACTGCACACACAGGTCATTACTTCTCTGCATTATTCATCTACGTTGGCTAGTTCACACTGTGTTATGTTACAGTATGTGAGGTGAATTGCTTCTCATAAGTAATAGTTTAATTGAATTGATTTGGCATGATACATGATTGCATTGAAAAGATACAATCAAACTCAAGGGAACTTCTGTTTTCTTTTTTACTGGTATGTTGAATTATATGCACATAGTATGGAGTTTCCTCTGAAGCGTTTGTACTGCCTTCTCTTGTGGGAGGAATTGTTCTCATTGGCGGCAGGCCAAACAGGGCGTGTTTAGGTTTACAGATACTGTTCCTCAGTCTGGCCGCACACTATGAGGTATGAACTGTGGTGAGAGGGTAAGGTTCTACAGGAAGTCATGGGAAATGGTGGTGGAGTAAAAGGACCAGATGAAGAGCAAAGACACAGGCTAACAGCCCTCTTTATAGAGTGGAGAAAGCCTTGGAATGCAGACAGTAGGATCTGGCTTGGTTTTATCTCCTCTGAGATCAACAGAGTCAGGTTAGAGAACTTCTGTGAAAAACAAAAGTTAAGAATGGAGAAAGGAAGATTGATGAACTGTTCTACCGTGAGTTAGTCTGATTTGTCCACACAAACATGCTGTTTTTAAAGTAAGAACAACAGTCTATTTTATATGCTTAGTGTGACCTTAGTATTTCTGCAACCTCACTGAATGCATTCCAGATATGAAGTGAACCCACTAAGAGGATTTATGTTATTGGAACACTGAGAATATGTTTTGGTTTAACTCTAATAGGAACTCTCAATGAAATGACAGGCCAGGGGACATGGATAGAATAGTTTTATCTACAGTAAGATGACATGTAGTTAGAGACTGCTTTTAGCAAACCATGTAGATGAGCCCTTTCATTTCCCTTCACTTTGCCAAATCTATTTTCACAAGGTAGGTTAGGTAGTTTAGTGCTGTATATACCTTTGGGCTGTTAGAAGAGAAGACCACTCTGCCCTCTTGTGGTATACAGACACTATGTTCATAGAAACCTTCTATTGGACCACTTTCTCTATAATTATCTCTTCTGTTTAATTTACCTGACCTAATGTGAAAATTGTTTTTTGGGTGTTGATCAGGCTCAACTTGTTAGGGAATTACACAGGGTGTGGTCCACCAAATGGTAGTTAATTGTGTCTACTTAGCTTACCCCCAAAAAATCCTCAAGTACACATTCAGCTGAGGCTTTAATCTTTGTCCTGTCGGTCCATCAAAAGTGAGAAGCAAATGAACAAAATTATAGTGCACTTTCACTCAGGTGACTGAGACTGATGAGCAAAACcctgtcacatactgtatgtacaatatacagtaaaaaaaacaaaaaatacagcAACTCAAAATGTACACCATTCAAACAACAATACAATATCAATTTGGCTCAAATCATTTCTGAATTATACTTTACAAAAACTCTTGCTCATACAGAACATAAAGCAACTCTATGTCTGAATTTAAATTTCAAATAAAGAAATGCAGTGGATTAAAAGGAAAGTCAAGAGATGCATAATTATATAACAAAGAAATGACATTCACACTTTGTGATTCTATGTGTTGAGAGCACATATGTTACTAAAAGCATGTAAACATCAGTACAGTATTTGCAAAACAGGATGTTTTGTGTACCCAAAATAAAACTACCGCAGTTCTTTGTAAAACGTGATTGGCCAGAGTACGGTAttcaatacatttcaactcaggtTTTCCATTTGTATGTCATGTACAGTTTGTGAAACAAAATTAACCCCAACTCTGTTACTGTATAGGCATCCCTGCTAGGTTAACCTAATGGAGCAGGCATAAAATAAATCTACATACTGAAGGTTGAAAAGTTTGTATGCTATCCCTgcagtgaaaatatgtttttattttcattttaatTAAGTCATCTTTATGCAACATTTTTGTGTACGGACCCATCACAACTTTTAATTTATCTGATTTCACACGTTTTACACACCAACCAAACTTCTGGAAGACTGCCCTTCTGGAAGACTGCGATGGTCCCCTTTTGATTAGAAAAAATAAatgcctgaaactagatcccctacatactggtcttgacGAGAAGGAAAAAAACGTtatcttctgcactgttcaaccaatccggtaaatgtggaggaggagttaagatggagcgTCGCCTTGTTAACGTCCAAAAGCGGAAGTCGCgtcacaggctctctttccatATCCCCTGAAAACCGGAACATCTGGTTGTTGGGGACTTGGCTGAGGCTACTGCTGGGTCATCAGTCATTTAAGAAAATACAATGTTATATGGACCTCTTCTTATGAACCCCAGTTGTGGTTTGGCGTCTGGTATCTGAGGTTAGTCTGTCAGTATATTGGTTCATTTATATTGGGGTACCCGTACTTATATGTGAAATAGAGTTTGGAGCGGTCTAATCCTCGTAGAAACTTGTCACCCCGATCGGCTATTAAGATACGTTTGCATGCACCATGGGTAGCCATTAATCACACCGGTATAAACAGTGTTGACCATGTGGGGGAAAACTCAGAGGTGTTGGGAGAGGAGGCTGTCCTACCTCTCATAACCAGGCGCTAGCTATGCTGTAAGATGCTGATCTCAGGACAGTGCAGAGAGCATAATTTTGTGTCTTTTTTCAAATCTTCAAAGTCATGTGTCATGCTGGTCATGTCTCAGGATGTCCCTCCGTTGCAGGCATCACACATCTGTGGACTGGCTGCACTTCATATCCCTGTCAACACAGACAACATTCCTTTTAATCAGATCATGGAAATCACTATGGGGATAATACGTTCCATGCAGAAGAAGTACGGCAACACCAAAGGTAACACTTTAGAATACATGTTCATACAAGGAATATTGTGGTGGTCTATAACCATATGTTTTAACTCACTGCAGTTCCTCTTTGAGTCTACTGAATTTGTCCTTCAGTCTGTTGTTCTTCACCAGCATGGGGGAGTCAGGCACAAACCAGGCAGCAATGAATTTAAAGATGACCACTACATGCTACAGATAGAGGTGAAAGGCAGAGAGGCTTGTTCAATCATATCCATGATATTTGGCATTGCTCAATGGCCATTTGGAGTTGCAAGGATAAGGTTTTGACAAAACCCTAAACTCAACTTTTTAGCTTGGCCTTTAACAAGTGATTTTATTGTTTTAGACATCCTTTGTGTTTGCTTTTACATCTATAGTTTTATTGTAAAGTGTCACAATTTTAAATGCCCTTTAAATAACGTCTGATTTGATCATGGGTGCAGAGCTTAATTCAAATCAATATGGAATTCAGTGATTCCTGATGTGCCAAAACTATACTGAAAATAATCTAAGTAGTTTGACGCAAATACACATATTCATGGATGCAAAGAAAGACATACCTCAAATAGGACGACGAAGGCAAAGCGTACAGCCATGATGAGCCAGAACTGGGAGGTGAGGCTGTAGTCAACATCATTTCTGTAGTCTTTATAGCTGGGATAACACACCAGTTTCACCATCAACAATCTCTCTCAACAATTAAAGTTATCACTGGACTGGGTTTCTTTCTGTTTGTGACTGCATAGACTCTAGCTACATGTATGCATGCCTGAGGAGAATTGGTTGCTTTAGTTTCTGTTTATTCAAACACTCAGTTAATATAAACAGTGAAATTAAGAGATGGGCAGTAAGGTTGAGACAGGCTTTGGTAAATAGTAGCTCCGTAGTGACCTAGTTGTGCCTTACAGATGCCCACCTGCATTGTGTAACATTGAAGCCGCTCTCTGTGATCAGTTGACTGGGGAAAAAATCATTCCGCACGCTCAGGTCTGTTATATGAGCAGTGGATAGGGTGTCGTTGATGTAGCCCTTCATACAGCTATAAGGGGGGGGAAAGGGATTATGGTCATATAAAAACAAACCTGCAGTACCTTTCTCCAACTCATGAGGTTTTATGCAGCTAACCGTTAAGAGAACCCCCAAAATAATGCCCAGcacaaaacatacatttaaaaacatacaACTTAGTTTGCTTATACAAAATCATAATTCCATATCCAAATGTCTGGGAATTTGGAAACAGTCACATGGTAACATGGCGAGTCAGTATTATTACAACTGTAGGATGTCCTTGACATCTGCCACCAGTGTTTACCCACAGTGCTTTGTTTCATATGCAAATATATCCATTTGTCCACAGCATGGCAGCATGGTTACTTACGCCAATAAAGACTAAACTAGGGAACTGTTGAACTCTGCCTTACAAAGCCTTTGGAACAGTTTCAATAAAGAATGTATTATTTAATTTATCTCCCCAAGATAATTTGTGATATCCAAATCTTGTTCCATCCCTGCAACTCCCGTATGAACTCAGgagccatgcatcctctgaaacacgaccctgccaagccgctctgcttcttgacacactactcgcataacccggaagccagccgcacaaatgtgtcggaggaaacactgtacaactggcaaCCGTGTCATCGTCCATGCGCATGGCCCGCCACAGAAGtcactagagcgcaatgggacaaggacatcctggccggccaaacccggtctcccggtcgtggctggctgcaacacagcccgggatcgaaccagggtctgtagtggccCCGCAatcactgcaatgcagtgccttagaccgctgcgccactcgggaagctCAAATGTAGTCTTATCAGATGACATTATCTACATTATTACTATGGCATTCATTGCTTTAAGAGTCCAGACAATGCTCTGTGAAAGGTCTACACTACTATAGGTGCAACCCATGCACCAGTCACTGCAGAACTTACTGTACATCAGCTTCTCCGTTGGCACAGGGTCCGTAGTGGTAGCGATAGACCAGCCGAGGGATGAAGTCTGAGGACACCCCAATGACTAGCCCATTGGCAATGACAGCCAGAACACCAATAGCTTCCAGAACTTTGGTCCATATACCTGAGCCCCAACAAAAACATGGTAAGGAGTTTACCAGAGACGCACAAGCTTTTACATATACTGTTTTAACTCACCAATGTCATTGGTTTTCTTGGGGACTAATCTGCGTTCCAAGCTGACCATCTTGATGGCATCCAGACGGATCTCAAAGATATTGTTGATGAGGGCCAGTAGAGGGGCCAGAGGGAAGGCCGCCACAAAGATGGTGGTGAAACTGAACTGAACAACTGCATGAGGAGAAGAGTGTAATAACACAACAGAGATTTAACATTCAAGACGGGAATGGGAAGTCAATAAAAACAACTGGGCAGAATCATTGAACATAAAAGAGACCATGAATCACAGtgtaagagagagatagacaatcgttttggtgaaataaataaaaacgttGGACTTGGAGAGACAATGAGACATCCATGGAAGGTAGTGACGTACCCATTTCCAGAAACTCATTGAAGAGACTGAAAGAGTTGACGTCATTCAGATCGTAGTTGCGGAGCCAATCACGAAGCTTGCAGATATCACATGGGTCATggcccctcttctcctcttcgcGACATGCATTTTTGTAGCAGTGGCCACACTTCCTCTCCAGCCTCTTAGTTGTAGTCCTTCTGAAGTAACTCTTGAACCAGCTGCACAACAACATAGGACAACCCAAAGTGAGAAAGTATGATGCTCCACTTTGGATGTCTAATTCGGTTAGTTAGAATTCATTCAATTCATTAACTACAATTCATTTTTACATGGGGTTTTATCATCTGACTGACAGTCAAACGTTTATTTGCATTACCAAAAGCTTATTCAACACATCAAAGGGCTTATTCAACCTATGTATTTCCTCAGAATGTATCTATGTTAAGCAGTTAGATAACCATAGCTATAAACTGTACTTACGGCACAGTAAACTCAAAGATGTTATTCAGTGTCTGTTTGAGCAACATGATGACGGCCATTTGAATGAAGAGGTCAGTGAGGCAGCCACTGGGATGACACTGGCAAGGACAGGAAAAGGCAGATATGGTAACAGTCTGGTAACAGTCTAAAGACAATCCAAACCGTTCAACCATGTCATAATCCCATGTTAAgtaatatgtttttttaaatagtgATGAGCTACCCACCTCCTCCAATCTCCATTTACCAGAAATACGAACATAGCTGCCTGGGCGACCATTTATCCTATGCACAAGAACAGTGTGTTTAGATTCATTAAATGTAAACATTTCAAATACTTACACCTTTATGGTTCAGGATTCAAACATTTCAAGGATCACAGATACAGAAAGCAGCTTCTCCATACAGCTAGGCTGCCCATGACAGCTGACACAGAGCAGTACCTTACCAACAGTTTTTCCCTTggttttaactaggcaagtcagttaagaacaaattattatttacaatgacggcctaccccgggtaaaaccctaacccggacgatgctggccgccaccctatgggactcccaatcatggccagttgtaatacagcctggaattgaaccaggttctgtagtggcgcctctagcactgagatgcagtgccttagaccgctgcaccactcgggagccccatgtACTGTCAGCCCGATCAAATATTAACACGACACACACACGTTGCACTCAGTACCTGCCCAGGAAAAATGCCACATATatgagtgaggagaagagggtgaaGAACTGGAAGGTAAACATCTTAACAGTGAAGCTCCTCTCAGTGGCCGCAAATGACTGTGTCTTCTCTGCAGGCAAGAGCAGAAACATTAACTTAATTCATTGACTCACTTAGGTAAGTACAATTCCATCTGATGGAATTACAGAGATGAACATGTACATGTTTGATTGTAAATGAAATTGTTCAATGCAAACATATGTGCCTCTTCAGACTCACCTATCTCACACAGCTTGAAGGCCACCGCCTTGTTGACCTTTCCGGGTAAGAGTGGAGAGGAGTTAGGGATTGTGCAGGTCTGCATGACTTAGAGGGGTTACTGGTTAAACTTACTCTGGTCATAACTTGCATGGTGAAGTAGTGTAGTACAGCACCCAACATTACTGCTACAGTGTTGGCATGGTCCCTTACAAACTCCCATGTTCCCTCTGACAGCTGCACGGCAGCAACCACACGGAACACCACCAGAGCCTGGGTTAGCCCGATGATCAGAACCAACTGgtaaaagaacacacacacacacagtgagaggacAACTTTGACTGACCCGGAGCTAAACACTGGTATAGCCCAGGATGAAAACTGCTACGTCTGTGATGCAATATGgcactgagtgactgactgggaCTGACCATGAGAGTGACCAGCACCAGAACTAGAGTGCTCCGCAGATAAGAATGGCGAAACTCTTTGGGATGGAAGTCTGGATCATTCACTACTCCCAGGATGAGCTCCTCCTGCAGGCCAAATGGAACAATATTCAGGATTATACCACAGCATGAGTCTGAGGTCATATCAATCACAAAATGGGTCCCTACCATAAGATGACAGTAATCAACGGGACATTATTTATGTTATTTGAAAGAGTATATGATTGGGTAATATCAATGAGTAACAGACAACCTAAACCATGCTAAAACCATCCTACGGTATACAGTAAATCCAGACATATAATGGTTACTTAGGCCTAAGTGAAGCCATACCTCTTCCTCACACCAGTCAAAGACTTTCCATTTGGACACAAACGTTGCTTTGTGTCTCTTCCACAGCTCGAGAAAAATGGTAGCTGGAAAAATAAAAAGGACAAGTCATGACAGTCAAGATTTAtctgaattaaaaatgtattggaTGGAAAGAATCAGTTTTATCCTGTGTGAAAGACTTACCCCAGACTGCCATGAACATAGCAAAGGCCACCGTCCCCTCATTGTCAAACAGATGACTCACCTGCACACAAGACACAGTTTGAACATACAAACTTTATtaactatttttttaaatagtaaCATTTGCAATACAGTATGGTAGAATGACATGAGTTACCTTGGCATAGGTACAGGTGTCACGCAGCTGCCATACTTGACACCACTTGTCACACCTCGGGCACATTACGGTGTCAGACTCACAGACCTCCTTTCTGTAATATGAAGACACACAATGCACCTTCAGAAACACATGAGAGTTTTAAAGAGGAGAAACTCCATGTAACCTATTTTTTCTTCCTACTAAAATGTCAGCACCAATCAGCTTAATAAAGAGTTTGGCTCAGTGGGTCTGTCAACTCACATGAGGGGGCTGGTGTTGAAGAAAGCCAGTGCATACAGGAACACAATCACACCCAGAATGGCTGCAGGGACCAGCAGGATGGTATACCAGCCCAACCACAGGTAATACAGAGCCACCTTCTCTCCAAAGTAACTCCTGACAGACATAGATACATTACAGTTTGCATGTTCAAATTCAATCCAGGAAAAGGACATTCCTAATCAGTTAACACCCCTTACTAGGTTTCCAGGGGTATTAAAATAATATTTAATGAATTCATTAGTTTCACAGTTTAGTTTAGTGTCATCTTGATAATTTCCCTTTCACACCACTGAGGTAAATGACATGTTGTATTACTATTTGCATGctatatatttaagcaataaggcacgagggagtgtggtatatggccaatataccacagctaagggctgttcttagttggttcaaactaagcttgatgatgagttggttatttgaatcagctgtgtggtgctaggggaaaaaccaaaacatgcacccaggggcggccccaggaccgagtttgggaaatccTGCTTTAGGTAAGCACATCACATTTAGCTGCATCGGCAAACCCAAAAAGTTCTGTGTGGATATAACCACTAGCTGACATACTTCCTGGAAACAGAGTTAATTGCTTTGAAAGTGAGAGAGATAGGCCTTTTCTTATTTGGGCAAAAGTCtgttctccaccctctctccccagtcctcctaCCTCGTTGACCCTGAAACCGATAAATGGTCAAGGAGAGTGACAATGTTTTGTAGGAAAATAAAGATGGTCCTCCCTTCCTCGATAGCCTCCTTTTGGCATGGAAGCAGAAGTGAATCCTACATGATTCCTTCACGGAAGAGTTTTAATCTTCCACACCAACTTTGAAATCAACTATTGTTTTCTTGAAGGAGAAAAgcatgcaaacatttaaaaacaatattCTATTGATCATTTTATCTACAACATGTCTTgcacaactagctagctacatttgttTTTATCACTGTATACATTTACTTGGGGATTCCACCCTGCAAACGTAATTTACGTCCATGTGCTATTGCACAAGGAGTCTTATTAATTACAAGCACAATTCTGTTCACATTCCCCCTTCTCGACGCCTCTCCTTGATCACCTatgacctttttcaaaaggaggccAGAGAGGACGGAGGTGAGAGGATGCAGGAGTTGAGCAAATCCAATTGAGGAAAAGCCACTGTGAAA is a window of Oncorhynchus kisutch isolate 150728-3 linkage group LG3, Okis_V2, whole genome shotgun sequence DNA encoding:
- the LOC109888413 gene encoding anoctamin-9-like; its protein translation is MYFKNPEQDGNELQERNTDGFDNTMEALLPTLHQQRTYDYVLVADKVEDQDHPKFLKQVAFIDHLRKKNMKVTKIVHDDKVFYGVRAPKEIFDKYRYLLKVSDACNWSGDRKCVIIPHSTRIRVVHYILHHTHINTGENLEELQKKGVFEATFCLHERNKQKVLKQKWARWSALCTTQPVDDVRSYFGEKVALYYLWLGWYTILLVPAAILGVIVFLYALAFFNTSPLIKEVCESDTVMCPRCDKWCQVWQLRDTCTYAKVSHLFDNEGTVAFAMFMAVWATIFLELWKRHKATFVSKWKVFDWCEEEEELILGVVNDPDFHPKEFRHSYLRSTLVLVLVTLMLVLIIGLTQALVVFRVVAAVQLSEGTWEFVRDHANTVAVMLGAVLHYFTMQVMTRVNKAVAFKLCEIEKTQSFAATERSFTVKMFTFQFFTLFSSLIYVAFFLGRINGRPGSYVRISGKWRLEECHPSGCLTDLFIQMAVIMLLKQTLNNIFEFTVPWFKSYFRRTTTKRLERKCGHCYKNACREEEKRGHDPCDICKLRDWLRNYDLNDVNSFSLFNEFLEMVVQFSFTTIFVAAFPLAPLLALINNIFEIRLDAIKMVSLERRLVPKKTNDIGIWTKVLEAIGVLAVIANGLVIGVSSDFIPRLVYRYHYGPCANGEADVHCMKGYINDTLSTAHITDLSVRNDFFPSQLITESGFNVTQCSYKDYRNDVDYSLTSQFWLIMAVRFAFVVLFEHVVVIFKFIAAWFVPDSPMLVKNNRLKDKFSRLKEELQDMKCSQSTDV